The Thermothielavioides terrestris NRRL 8126 chromosome 2, complete sequence genome includes a region encoding these proteins:
- a CDS encoding 60S ribosomal export protein NMD3 yields the protein MDLDTPMGMAPMAPMAGTARTGATILCCNCGVPIDGTASAGALCYDCIKSTVDISQGIPREGTLHFCRDCDRWLMPPASWVAAAPESRELLSLCLKRLRNLGKVRIIDARFVWTEPHSRRIKVKITIQDSVADGVLMQQSFEVVYVVAYQQCRECAKSYTANVWRANVQVRQKVTHKRTFLLLEQLILKHQAHRDTINIKEEKDGIDFFFAHRNQAEAFIHFLKSVVPVNVKDSRHLISADTHTGNKQYKFNYSAEIVPICRDDLVALPLKLAKSIGNISPLVLCYKIGTSVNLLDPNTLQTAELSSDVYWRAPFQPLAGATEMVEFIVMDIEPTGQRRGKWVLGEATVARASDLGVNDNTYFARTHLGHLLRAGDSVMGYMLTGTNFNSDALDAIENSRAYGSTIPDVVLVKKHYPNRRKNRRRNWKLKRMAKDEGELAPKPADQARMEAEYEMFLRDVEEDEELRAALALYKNTKKKKPQDADAMSIAETEMTEDDGPKINMDELLDDFDELDIQDDEHA from the exons ATGGATCTGGACACGCCCATGGGCATGGCTCCCATGGCCCCCATGGCGGGCACCGCGCGGACTGGCGCAAC GATCCTCTGCTGCAACTGCGGCGTTCCCATTGACGGCACTGCATCTGCCGGTGCCCTCTGCTACGACTG TATCAAATCCACCGTCGACATTTCACAAGGCATACCACGCGAGGGCACCCTGCATTTCTGCCGAGACTGCGACCGATGGCTCATGCCGCCCGCAAGCTGGGTGGCTGCCGCGCCCGAGTCCCGAGAGCTACTGTCGCTCTGCCTCAAACGGCTACGAAACCTTGGCAAAGTCCGCATTATCGACGCCCGGTTTGTGTGGACTGAGCCTCACTCGCGCCGTATCAAAGTGAAGATCACGATCCAGGACTcggtcgccgacggcgtccTGATGCAGCAGAGCTTCGAGGTGGTTTACGTCGTCGCCTACCAACAGTGCCGCGAGTGTGCCAAGTCGTACACCGCGAACGTCTGGCGCGCCAACGTGCAGGTGCGGCAGAAGGTCACCCACAAGAGGAcattcctcctcctcgaacAGTTGATTCTCAAGCACCAGGCGCACCGCGACACAATAAACATCAAGGAGGAAAAGGACGGCATCGACTTCTTCTTTGCCCACCGGAACCAGGCGGAAGCCTTCATTCACTTCCTCAAATCCGTGGTCCCGGTAAATGTCAAGGATTCTAGGCATCTCATCTCAGCAGACACCCACACAGGCAACAAACAGTACAAGTTCAACTACTCGGCCGAGATCGTTCCGATTTGCAGAGATGACCTGGTGGCGCTGCCACTGAAGCTGGCCAAGTCAATCGGAAACATTTCCCCGCTCGTGCTCTGCTACAAGATAGGCACGTCAGTCAACCTCCTCGACCCGAACACGCTGCAGACGGCCGAGCTCAGTTCCGACGTCTATTGGCGGGCCCCCTTCCAGCCGCTGGCGGGTGCCACGGAAATGGTCGAGTTCATCGTCATGGACATCGAGCCGACCGGCCAGCGCAGGGGGAAGTGGGTGCTCGGCGAGGCGACAGTAGCGAGGGCATCCGACCTCGGCGTCAACGACAACACGTACTTCGCCAGGACACATCTCGGCCACCTCCTGCGCGCGGGCGACTCGGTCATGGGCTACATGCTGACGGGGACGAACTTCAACTCGGACGCGCTGGACGCCATCGAGAACTCGCGGGCGTACGGGTCCACCATCCCGGACGTGGTCCTGGTCAAGAAGCACTACCCGAACCGGCGCAAGAACAGGAGGCGCAACTGGAAGCTCAAGCGCATGGCCaaggacgagggcgagctgGCGCCCAAGCCGGCCGACCAGGCGCGCATGGAGGCCGAGTACGAGATGTTCCTGCGGGAtgtcgaggaggacgaggagttGCGGGCCGCTCTGGCGCTGTACAAGAAcaccaagaagaagaagccgcaggacgccgacgccatgAGCATTGCCGAGACGGAGATGACGGAAGATGATGGGCCCAAGATCAACatggacgagctgctggatgACTTTGATGAGCTGGACATTCAAGACGACGAGCACGCATGA